ACCAGTCGCCCGTGCGGCAGAAGCCGGTTTGGATCTCGTCGGCGATGAAGACCGCGCCGGCCTCGCTGGCCCACGCGGACAGAGCCGGCAGGAAGCCGGGCGCCGGCACGACGAAGCCGCCCTCGCCCTGGATCGGCTCGACCAGGATCGCCGCTACGTTGGTCGCGCCGATCTGCGACGAGACGATGTCGAGCGCGCGGGCGGCGGCCTCGGCGCCGGACAGGCCGCCGTCGCGCAGCGGGTAGGACATAGGCACCCGGTAGACCTCGCCGGCGAACGGGCCGAAGCGGTGCTTGTAGGGCATGTTCTTCGCGGTCAGCGCCATCGTCAGGTTGGTGCGGCCGTGGTAGGCGTGGTCGAACACCACGACCGCCGTGCGACCGGTCGCGTGCCGGGCGATCTTCACCGCGTTTTCCACCGCCTCGGCGCCGGAGTTGACCAGCATCGAGCGCTTGTCGAAGTCGCCCGGGGTCAGCGCGTTGAGCATCTCGCAGACGGCGACGTACTGCTCGTAGGGCGTCACCATGAAGCAGGTGTGGGTGAACCGCTCGACCTGCGCGCGCACGGCGGCGACCACCTTGGGCGCCGCGTTGCCGACCGAGGTCACCGCGATCCCCGAAGCGAAGTCGATCCACTCGTTGCCGTCGACGTCGGTCAGCGTGCCGCCGCCGGCGTGGTCCACATAGGAGTCGATGACCGAGCTGACGCCGCGCGCCACCGCGGCACCCCGGCGCTTGTGCAGGTCGAGCGACGTCATCAGGACCCCAGGTTGTGCATCACGTGCTTCACCCGGGTGTAGTCCTCGAGGCTGTAGACCGACAGGTCCTTGCCGTGACCCGAGTGCTTGAACCCGCCGTGTGGCATCTCCGACACGAACGGGATGTGCGTGTTGACCCAGACGCAGCCGAAGTCGAGCCGCCGGGTCATCCGCATCGCCCGGCCGTGGTCACGGGTCCAGACCGAGGCGGACAGGCCGTATTCGACGCCGTTGGCCCAGCGGACCGCCTCGTCTTCGTCGGTGAACCGCTGCACCGTGATCACCGGGCCGAAGACCTCGTCCTGGATGATCTCGTCCTGCTGCCGGACGCCGGAGACCACGGTCGGCGCGTAGAAGAAGCCGCGCTCGCCGACCCGCGCGCCACCGACCTCGAGCGCGGCGTGGTCGGGCAGCCGGTCGACGAAGCCGGCGACCCGGCCGAGCTGGTTGGCGTTGTTGAGCGGGCCGTAGAGCACGTCTTCCTCGTCGGGCCCGCCGGTCTTGGTGCCGCGGGCCTGCTCGACCAGCGCGGCGAGGAACTCGTCGTGGATGCGGGGGCCGGCGAGTACCCGGGTCGCGGCGGTGCAGTCCTGGCCCGCGTTGAAGTAGCCACCGACCGCGATCGCCTCGGCCGCCGCGGCAACGTCGGCGTCGTCGAACAGCACGACCGGCGCCTTGCCGCCCAATTCGAGGTGGGTGCGCTTGAGGTCGGGCGCGGCCGCCGCGGCGACCTCGCGGCCGGCGCGGGTCGAACCGGTGATCGAGACGAGTTGGGGCACCGGGTGGGACACGACCGCGCGGCCGGTGTCGCGATCGCCGGTGACGACGTTGAAGACGCCGGCCGGGAAGAACTCGGACGCGATCTCGGCGAGCATCAGCGTGCTGACCGGCGTGGTGTCGCTCGGCTTGAGCACCACGCAGTTGCCGGCCGCGAGCGCGGGGGCAATCTTCCAGATGGCCATCATCAGCGGGTAGTTCCACGGCGTCACCTGGCCGACGACACCGAGCGGCTCGCGGCGTACGTAAGAGGTGTGGCCCGCCAGGTATTCGCCCGCCGACCGCCCTTCGAGCATCCGCGCGGCGCCGGCGAAGAAGCGCAGCTCGTCGACGGCCGGCGGCAGCTCCTCGTCGGTGGTGAGCTGGCGGGGCTTGCCGGTGTTGCGCACCTCGGCGTCGACCAGCTCGGCGGCCCGCGACTCGACCGCGTCGGCGAACTTGAGCAGCGCGAGCTGCCGTTGCGCCGGGGTCACGTCGCGCCAGCTCTCGAACGCCGTCGCGGCCGCGGTCATCGCCCGATCCACATCGGCTGGGCCGGAGACCGGCGCCTGCGCGAAGACCTCGCCGGTGCACGGGTCGACAAGGTCGCTGAAGTTGCCGTCGACCGGGTCGACGTAGTCACCGTTGACGAAATTGCGCAACTGTTGCTTGTCGCTCATCGTGGCGTCTCCAGGCTGGAAGCGGGCCATCGGAAGGGCTGCCGATCATGTCGTATTCGCAACCCACATGCCATCCTCGCGACTGAATCCGTTGCTGACAAGGCCTGTCGCCACCGTTTCCGCGAACCTGACCTGCTGAGCTAGGCTGCCGCCGTGGACCCAGTCGCGTTCTACGTCGCCGGCCGCCCTGAGCACGGAGCCGACCCGGTGACCGTCCGGCATCCCTACGACGGCCATGCGGTCGGTGCGACCACCAACGCCACCCCTGAACAGGTCGAACGCGCGATCGCCGCGGCGCACTCCGTCTCGGCGGAAGCCGCCGCGCTCCCCGCACACGCCCGCGCGGCCGCTCTCGATCACGTTTCCCGGCGCCTGGCCGAACGCGCCGACGAGATCGCCCAACTGATCACCGCCGAGAACGGCAAGCCGCTCAAGTGGGCGCGGGCCGAGGCGGCCCGGGCGGTGTCGACGTTCCGCTGGGCGGCCGAGGAGGCCCGCCGCTTCGCCGGCGACCTGCAACGCCTCGACACGGACCCGGCGGCGACGGGACGGCTGGCGGTCGTACGCCGCTTCCCGCGCGGTCCGGTCCTCGGCATCTCGCCGTTCAACTTCCCGCTCAACCTGGTCGCCCACAAGGTCGCCCCGGCGATCGCGGCCGGCGCGCCGATCGTGGTCAAGCCGGCGCCGGCCACGCCGCTGAGCGCGCTGCTGCTCGGCG
This genomic interval from Asanoa ferruginea contains the following:
- a CDS encoding gamma-aminobutyraldehyde dehydrogenase, producing MSDKQQLRNFVNGDYVDPVDGNFSDLVDPCTGEVFAQAPVSGPADVDRAMTAAATAFESWRDVTPAQRQLALLKFADAVESRAAELVDAEVRNTGKPRQLTTDEELPPAVDELRFFAGAARMLEGRSAGEYLAGHTSYVRREPLGVVGQVTPWNYPLMMAIWKIAPALAAGNCVVLKPSDTTPVSTLMLAEIASEFFPAGVFNVVTGDRDTGRAVVSHPVPQLVSITGSTRAGREVAAAAAPDLKRTHLELGGKAPVVLFDDADVAAAAEAIAVGGYFNAGQDCTAATRVLAGPRIHDEFLAALVEQARGTKTGGPDEEDVLYGPLNNANQLGRVAGFVDRLPDHAALEVGGARVGERGFFYAPTVVSGVRQQDEIIQDEVFGPVITVQRFTDEDEAVRWANGVEYGLSASVWTRDHGRAMRMTRRLDFGCVWVNTHIPFVSEMPHGGFKHSGHGKDLSVYSLEDYTRVKHVMHNLGS
- the gabT gene encoding 4-aminobutyrate--2-oxoglutarate transaminase, with product MMTSLDLHKRRGAAVARGVSSVIDSYVDHAGGGTLTDVDGNEWIDFASGIAVTSVGNAAPKVVAAVRAQVERFTHTCFMVTPYEQYVAVCEMLNALTPGDFDKRSMLVNSGAEAVENAVKIARHATGRTAVVVFDHAYHGRTNLTMALTAKNMPYKHRFGPFAGEVYRVPMSYPLRDGGLSGAEAAARALDIVSSQIGATNVAAILVEPIQGEGGFVVPAPGFLPALSAWASEAGAVFIADEIQTGFCRTGDWFASSHEGVVPDLMTLAKGIAGGLPLGAVTGRADIMDAVHPGGLGGTYGGNPLACAAALASVETMRELDLVTAARRIDLTMGGRLRDLAAADPRIAEVRGRGAMLAVEITQPGTLTPDPATTSAVSAECHRRGLLTLTCGTYGNVLRFLPPLVIDDRTLERGLDTLVAAFAAV